In one window of Prevotella fusca JCM 17724 DNA:
- the ispF gene encoding 2-C-methyl-D-erythritol 2,4-cyclodiphosphate synthase: MTTSAQPIPSFRVGMGYDVHKLVEGRDLYLGGIKIEHTLGLLGHSDADVLIHAICDALLGAANMRDIGYHFPDTSADTLDMDSKVILRKTIDLLATKGYRVGNIDATVCAERPKINPHIPAMCECLAEIIGCDVDAVSIKATTSERMGFVGREDGMAAYAVCLIVKA, translated from the coding sequence ATGACAACTTCTGCTCAACCCATCCCATCTTTCCGCGTCGGAATGGGATACGACGTACACAAACTCGTAGAAGGACGCGACCTTTATCTCGGTGGCATAAAGATTGAGCATACCCTCGGACTCCTCGGACACAGTGATGCCGACGTTCTCATCCACGCCATTTGTGATGCGCTGCTCGGTGCAGCCAACATGCGCGACATAGGCTATCATTTCCCTGACACCTCCGCTGACACGCTGGATATGGACTCAAAAGTCATCCTCCGCAAGACCATAGACCTCCTGGCAACAAAGGGTTATCGTGTGGGCAATATCGATGCTACTGTATGTGCGGAACGCCCGAAGATTAACCCACATATCCCTGCCATGTGCGAATGTCTGGCTGAGATTATCGGCTGTGACGTGGATGCCGTGTCCATCAAGGCTACCACTTCTGAGCGAATGGGCTTCGTCGGTCGTGAGGACGGTATGGCTGCTTATGCCGTCTGCCTCATCGTAAAGGCATAA
- the porV gene encoding type IX secretion system outer membrane channel protein PorV, whose protein sequence is MIKQLRIAILSLTVLASSAAFAQEKKDIFNPVNTSVTSQSIAPDARSAGMGDVGAATDPDVNSQYWNPAKYPFNISRAGVSLNYTPWLRQLVSDIDLAYLAGYYRIGDYSAVSASMRYFSLGEVQMTDGSNMTINPYEMSLDVAYSLMLSEHFSLGAAVRWIYSDLTYNYTDDTAPGSAFAADLSCYYQNYINIGERECQLGLGMNISNIGSKITFGGDNRSEFIPTNLRLGASLMIPIDEFNRFTIAADANKLLVPTYPKRKADESQVDYDNRLQKEYYDVSSISGIFKSFGDAPNGASEELQEIQWSLGAEYTYNDKFSLRAGYHHESENKGNRKYFTVGAGFKMNVFALDAGYVIATAKNNPLDQTLRFSLSFDMDGIKDLFKRR, encoded by the coding sequence ATGATTAAACAGCTTCGTATAGCCATCCTCTCACTGACGGTACTTGCTTCATCTGCCGCTTTTGCGCAGGAGAAGAAAGACATATTCAACCCTGTCAATACGTCAGTTACCTCACAGTCCATCGCTCCTGACGCACGTTCTGCAGGTATGGGTGATGTTGGTGCAGCCACTGACCCGGACGTAAACTCACAGTATTGGAATCCTGCCAAGTATCCGTTCAACATCTCCCGTGCAGGTGTTTCACTGAACTATACCCCTTGGCTGCGGCAGTTGGTGAGTGACATTGACCTGGCTTACCTTGCTGGTTACTACCGTATCGGTGACTACAGTGCAGTCTCTGCATCCATGCGTTACTTCTCTTTGGGTGAAGTACAGATGACTGACGGCTCCAACATGACCATCAATCCTTATGAAATGTCATTGGATGTGGCTTATTCCTTGATGCTGAGCGAGCACTTCTCACTGGGTGCTGCAGTACGCTGGATATACTCCGACCTTACTTATAACTATACGGATGATACTGCACCGGGCTCTGCCTTTGCAGCCGACCTGTCCTGCTACTACCAGAACTATATCAACATCGGTGAGCGTGAGTGCCAGCTGGGCTTAGGTATGAACATCTCAAACATCGGTTCAAAGATTACCTTCGGTGGTGACAACCGCTCTGAATTCATCCCGACCAATCTCCGCTTAGGTGCTTCGCTGATGATTCCTATCGACGAATTCAACCGTTTTACCATTGCTGCCGATGCCAACAAGCTGCTCGTTCCAACCTATCCGAAGCGCAAGGCTGATGAGTCACAGGTTGATTATGACAACCGTCTTCAGAAAGAGTATTATGATGTATCATCTATCTCTGGTATCTTCAAGAGCTTCGGTGATGCACCTAACGGTGCCTCCGAGGAGTTGCAGGAAATACAGTGGAGCTTAGGTGCCGAATATACCTATAATGACAAGTTCTCACTCCGTGCCGGCTACCATCATGAAAGCGAGAACAAAGGTAACCGCAAGTATTTCACAGTAGGTGCAGGCTTCAAGATGAATGTCTTTGCATTGGATGCCGGCTACGTCATTGCAACAGCCAAGAACAACCCACTTGACCAGACCCTCCGTTTCTCTCTCTCGTTTGACATGGACGGTATCAAGGATTTGTTTAAGAGAAGGTAA
- the porU gene encoding type IX secretion system sortase PorU, producing the protein MKRSAILCFILLLGCIKLSAQQQRFFNLTVEDVTIDSILPHFHYAIPVGEQYADSTYELEIRYPEFIDMSKADVERYNALTNIAPPSWPETHQQMTVERKRGVLEISLMPIVQRNGKKQFLVSFMIALTSRPKKSSARKAKALATRAGNVSASSAASRYAQHSVLTSGKWAKIRVPSNGVYQLTNELIRRAGFSNIDKVKIYGYGGNLQKEVLTADYIKRHDDLKEVPTYNSNGRRLFYARGPVSWESNTSVKRIRNPYSNYGYYFLTEDNSSAPAAITDSTTFLNSFYPSADDYHSLHEVDNFSWYHGGRNLFEETPLKLNEGKVFTLANKARATSGRLTVAITTGTYTSTVKVEANGQNLGEIRVTPHDSFDKGYEEVRSYTLNTLHAVDSIKLTTTEGGPARLDYLVMTYPTPALAPSLKAAFPAPEYVYNITNQDLHADEPVNMVIIIPTSQKLLKQAERLADFHRRHDNISVRIVPADEIYNEFSSGTPDAMAYRRYMKMLYDRATSTNLPQSLLLFGDCVWDNRMLSSACRNLNPDDYLLAYESENSFSETDCYVNDGWFTLMDDGEGGDLLRRDKEDLGVGRFPVTEISDAKTMVDKTISYAENKNGGSWENVIMFMGDDGNNNLHMNDVNETAETIMATYPDYQVKKVMWDAYTRISSATGHSYPEASTIIKQQQAQGALIMDYAGHGKEDQISHEAVLRLTDFANFTNANLPLWITASCDIMPYDGTIPTIGEAAMLNKKGGSVAFWGTTRTVYAYYNKAINTAFLKHVLSFTDGKPTTLGEAQRLAKCELINSNSDLTPNKLQYALLGDPALSLNLPTLEIKVETINGQAPSTTGSVLLKGGSVVTVKGHITKNGSKQTDFKGLLNATVRDTKELITCKKQEETSKKAFQYYDRQKVLYNGTDSIRNGEFTFTFAVPRDINYASGTGLMNLSAINDSHTLMAQGHEEGFCIDGSEAIYNDSIGPSIYAYLNSPSFVDGGEVNSTPYFFAQITDKDGINASGNGIGHDMQLTIDGKLTQTYILNDNFRYDFGSYTSGTTGYSLPELSEGPHTLQFRAWDIQNNPSTVTLHFKVVKGLAPEIYSINASKNPARTETTFIVTHNYIGSAVDIDIEVFDMSGHLLWRHSDSGVASGNAITANWDLIVENGARLQTGVYLYRVRLSSNGATKVSKAKKLIILDNK; encoded by the coding sequence ATGAAACGTTCAGCAATACTCTGCTTCATACTTCTGCTGGGGTGTATAAAACTATCAGCCCAACAGCAAAGATTCTTCAATCTGACAGTTGAAGACGTGACAATAGACTCGATATTGCCACACTTCCACTATGCCATCCCCGTTGGTGAACAGTATGCTGATTCCACCTACGAGCTGGAAATACGCTACCCGGAGTTCATTGACATGAGCAAGGCAGACGTAGAACGATACAATGCCCTGACCAATATTGCCCCACCTTCATGGCCGGAAACACACCAGCAAATGACGGTGGAACGCAAGCGTGGCGTATTAGAGATTTCGCTCATGCCCATCGTTCAGCGCAACGGAAAGAAGCAGTTCCTCGTCAGCTTCATGATAGCACTCACCTCCCGTCCCAAGAAATCATCGGCAAGAAAAGCAAAAGCCCTTGCTACCCGTGCAGGCAATGTATCGGCATCTTCTGCCGCCAGTCGCTATGCCCAGCACTCTGTTCTTACCAGTGGGAAATGGGCAAAGATACGTGTTCCGTCCAATGGTGTCTACCAGCTGACCAATGAACTCATCCGTCGTGCAGGCTTTTCAAACATAGATAAGGTGAAAATCTATGGCTATGGAGGGAACCTGCAGAAGGAAGTCCTTACAGCTGACTACATCAAAAGACATGATGACCTGAAGGAAGTTCCAACCTACAACAGCAACGGCAGACGTCTCTTCTACGCCCGTGGTCCTGTCAGCTGGGAAAGCAATACATCAGTAAAGAGAATCCGCAATCCTTATTCCAACTATGGTTATTATTTCCTGACAGAGGATAACAGCAGCGCTCCTGCAGCCATTACAGACAGCACCACCTTCCTCAACAGCTTCTATCCGTCAGCTGATGACTATCACAGTCTGCACGAGGTGGACAACTTCAGCTGGTATCATGGAGGACGAAATCTCTTTGAAGAAACACCGTTGAAACTGAATGAAGGCAAAGTCTTCACCCTTGCCAACAAAGCACGGGCTACAAGTGGAAGGCTTACCGTAGCCATAACAACAGGTACCTATACATCAACCGTGAAGGTTGAAGCCAATGGACAGAATCTTGGCGAGATAAGAGTCACACCTCATGACTCCTTCGACAAGGGCTATGAAGAAGTAAGAAGCTATACGCTCAACACGCTCCATGCTGTCGACAGCATCAAGCTGACAACCACAGAGGGCGGTCCGGCACGCCTTGACTATCTCGTCATGACCTATCCCACACCAGCACTGGCACCTTCACTGAAGGCAGCTTTTCCCGCACCAGAATATGTCTACAACATAACAAATCAGGACCTTCATGCTGACGAACCCGTCAATATGGTCATCATCATCCCTACAAGTCAGAAGTTGTTGAAGCAGGCAGAACGCCTGGCTGACTTCCACCGCAGGCATGACAACATCTCGGTACGAATCGTTCCAGCGGACGAAATCTACAACGAGTTCTCCAGTGGAACTCCTGATGCCATGGCCTACCGCCGTTACATGAAGATGCTTTACGACCGTGCTACCAGCACCAACCTCCCACAGTCGCTCTTGCTTTTCGGTGATTGCGTATGGGATAACCGCATGCTGAGCAGTGCCTGCCGCAATCTCAACCCCGACGACTATCTCCTTGCATACGAAAGTGAAAACTCATTCAGCGAGACCGACTGCTATGTCAACGACGGTTGGTTTACCTTGATGGATGATGGTGAAGGAGGCGACCTGCTGAGACGTGACAAGGAAGACCTCGGGGTGGGACGCTTCCCGGTTACAGAAATATCCGATGCAAAGACTATGGTCGACAAAACCATCAGCTATGCCGAGAACAAGAATGGCGGAAGTTGGGAGAATGTCATCATGTTCATGGGCGATGACGGCAACAATAATCTCCACATGAATGATGTCAATGAGACAGCAGAAACCATCATGGCAACCTATCCCGACTATCAGGTGAAGAAGGTGATGTGGGATGCCTACACCCGTATTTCGTCCGCAACAGGTCATAGCTATCCAGAGGCAAGTACCATCATCAAACAACAACAGGCACAGGGCGCACTTATCATGGATTATGCTGGTCACGGAAAGGAAGACCAGATATCCCATGAAGCAGTACTCCGACTGACCGACTTTGCCAATTTCACCAATGCGAACCTACCTCTATGGATTACCGCCAGCTGCGACATCATGCCTTATGACGGCACAATCCCTACCATCGGCGAGGCAGCAATGCTGAACAAAAAGGGCGGCTCCGTCGCTTTCTGGGGCACTACACGCACTGTTTATGCCTACTATAACAAGGCTATCAACACCGCCTTCCTCAAGCATGTACTGAGTTTCACTGACGGTAAGCCGACCACACTCGGCGAAGCACAGCGTCTGGCGAAGTGTGAGTTGATTAACTCTAACAGTGACCTTACCCCCAACAAGCTGCAATATGCCCTATTAGGCGACCCTGCACTCTCGCTGAATCTCCCTACACTTGAAATCAAAGTAGAGACAATTAACGGACAAGCACCAAGCACAACGGGCTCTGTCCTGCTCAAAGGTGGCTCAGTCGTCACTGTCAAAGGACACATAACAAAGAACGGCAGCAAGCAAACTGACTTCAAGGGACTGCTCAATGCTACTGTACGTGATACCAAGGAACTCATCACCTGCAAGAAACAGGAAGAGACATCAAAGAAAGCCTTTCAGTATTACGACCGTCAGAAGGTGCTCTACAACGGCACAGACAGCATCCGCAACGGTGAATTCACATTCACCTTTGCCGTGCCACGCGACATCAACTATGCTTCAGGAACGGGGCTGATGAACCTGTCTGCCATCAATGACAGCCATACTCTCATGGCACAAGGACATGAAGAGGGCTTCTGTATTGATGGGTCAGAAGCCATATATAACGACTCTATCGGTCCATCCATATATGCTTATCTCAACTCTCCATCGTTTGTCGATGGCGGTGAAGTCAATAGTACCCCTTACTTCTTCGCACAGATAACCGACAAGGACGGCATCAACGCTTCAGGCAATGGAATCGGTCATGACATGCAGCTGACCATAGACGGAAAGCTGACACAGACCTATATTCTCAACGATAACTTCCGTTATGACTTCGGCAGCTATACCTCAGGCACAACAGGCTACAGCCTGCCTGAACTCTCTGAAGGTCCGCACACCCTCCAGTTCCGTGCATGGGACATACAGAACAACCCCTCAACCGTTACGCTCCACTTCAAGGTTGTCAAGGGACTGGCACCGGAAATCTATAGTATCAATGCCTCAAAGAACCCTGCCAGGACCGAAACCACATTCATTGTTACCCACAACTACATTGGTTCAGCCGTGGATATAGACATTGAAGTGTTTGACATGAGTGGACACTTGCTGTGGCGTCACAGCGATTCGGGAGTTGCATCGGGCAATGCCATCACTGCCAACTGGGACCTTATCGTTGAGAATGGAGCACGACTCCAGACTGGCGTTTACCTCTATCGTGTCCGTCTCAGCAGCAATGGTGCGACAAAGGTGTCGAAAGCTAAGAAACTGATTATCTTAGACAATAAATAA
- a CDS encoding fumarylacetoacetate hydrolase family protein, whose amino-acid sequence MKIFAIGMNYAEHNKSLNETLSTKERPVIFTKADSALLKDGKPFFIPDDLGTIEYETELVVRICRLGKTISKRFAHRYYDAVTLGIDFTARELQQKLRAQGLPWTLCKSFDGAAALGEWVPKEKFLDVQRLHFHLDINGQTVQEGCTSEMLYKVDELISYISRYFTLKTGDIIYTGCPSGCGPVHINDHLEGYIGERKVLDFNCK is encoded by the coding sequence ATGAAAATCTTTGCAATAGGCATGAACTATGCCGAACATAATAAATCACTGAATGAAACGTTATCAACAAAGGAAAGACCTGTCATCTTCACCAAGGCTGATTCAGCCCTGCTGAAAGACGGAAAGCCTTTCTTCATTCCCGATGACTTGGGAACGATTGAATATGAGACGGAACTTGTGGTGCGCATCTGCCGTCTGGGCAAGACCATCTCCAAGCGTTTTGCTCATCGTTATTACGATGCTGTAACGCTGGGAATTGACTTCACGGCTCGCGAACTACAGCAAAAGCTAAGGGCACAAGGACTGCCTTGGACGCTCTGCAAGAGTTTTGATGGTGCTGCAGCTTTAGGCGAATGGGTACCAAAGGAGAAATTCCTTGACGTGCAACGGCTGCACTTCCATCTTGACATCAACGGTCAGACTGTACAGGAAGGCTGCACAAGTGAGATGTTATACAAGGTGGATGAGCTCATCAGTTATATCAGCCGCTACTTCACCCTCAAGACAGGCGACATCATATACACAGGCTGTCCGTCTGGCTGTGGTCCCGTTCATATCAACGACCATCTGGAAGGATATATAGGAGAGAGAAAAGTCCTTGACTTCAATTGCAAATAA
- the tsf gene encoding translation elongation factor Ts, translated as MAVSIEDIKKLRAMTGAGLADVKKALTEAEGDFDKAKELIRERGLAIAAKRSDRETSNGCVLVKQADGFAAMVAIKCETDFVANGQDFIALVQEILDAAVANKCQSLDEVKALKLANGEDAATAVQQRSGITGEKMELDGYNFLEGENVSVYDHMNKHTLATMVQLNENNEEAGHKVAMQVAAMKPLALDETAVPQSVKDEEFKVAVEKTKEEQIEKAVVAAIKKAGINANLVDSDDHIESNIKKGWLTREEADKAIEIRNTVSAEKAANLNEDMIQNIAKGRLNKFFKESCLIDQEFQFGDGDKQSVGEWLKTQGKDLKVVAYKRFTLSAE; from the coding sequence ATGGCTGTATCTATTGAAGATATCAAGAAGCTCCGCGCTATGACTGGCGCAGGTCTGGCTGACGTAAAGAAGGCACTCACAGAGGCTGAAGGCGATTTCGACAAGGCAAAGGAACTGATCCGTGAGCGTGGTCTGGCTATCGCTGCAAAGCGTTCTGACCGTGAGACATCAAACGGTTGTGTACTCGTTAAGCAGGCTGACGGCTTCGCTGCTATGGTTGCTATCAAGTGTGAGACTGACTTCGTTGCTAACGGTCAGGACTTCATCGCTCTCGTTCAGGAGATTCTGGACGCTGCTGTTGCTAACAAGTGCCAGAGCCTTGACGAGGTTAAGGCTTTGAAGCTCGCTAACGGTGAGGATGCTGCTACTGCCGTTCAGCAGCGTTCTGGTATTACTGGTGAGAAAATGGAGCTTGACGGCTACAACTTCCTTGAGGGTGAGAACGTTTCTGTTTATGACCACATGAACAAGCACACTCTCGCTACTATGGTTCAGCTCAACGAGAATAACGAGGAGGCTGGTCACAAGGTAGCTATGCAGGTTGCAGCTATGAAGCCACTGGCACTCGACGAGACAGCAGTTCCACAGTCTGTAAAGGACGAGGAATTCAAGGTTGCTGTTGAGAAGACCAAGGAAGAGCAGATTGAGAAGGCTGTTGTTGCTGCTATCAAGAAGGCTGGCATCAATGCTAACCTCGTTGACAGCGATGACCACATCGAGTCTAACATCAAGAAGGGTTGGTTGACCCGTGAGGAGGCTGATAAGGCTATCGAGATTCGCAACACTGTTTCTGCCGAGAAGGCTGCAAACCTCAATGAGGATATGATTCAGAACATCGCTAAGGGTCGTCTGAACAAGTTTTTCAAGGAGAGTTGTCTCATTGACCAGGAGTTCCAGTTCGGTGATGGCGACAAACAGAGCGTAGGCGAGTGGCTCAAGACTCAGGGCAAGGACCTCAAGGTTGTTGCTTACAAGCGTTTCACACTCTCTGCTGAGTAA
- the rpsB gene encoding 30S ribosomal protein S2, which yields MSRTNFDQLLEAGCHFGHLRRKWNPAMAPYIFMERNGIHIIDLHKTVAKIDEAAEALKGIAKSGKKILFVATKKQAKEVVAEKAAAVNMPYVNERWAGGMLTNFPTIRKAVKKMTNIDKLMNDGTFSNLSKRELLQISRQRAKLEKNLGSISDLTRLPSALFVVDVMKEHIAVKEANRLGIPVFGIVDTNSDPKHIDYVIPANDDAKDSVEAILAACCGAIAEGLEERKAEKADEKAAAEQAEEAAEAKPKRAARKTEEAPKAENEAPAAE from the coding sequence ATGTCAAGAACAAATTTTGACCAGTTATTGGAGGCAGGATGCCACTTTGGCCACCTCCGTCGCAAGTGGAACCCAGCAATGGCTCCTTATATCTTCATGGAGCGCAACGGTATCCACATCATCGATCTTCACAAGACTGTAGCTAAGATTGACGAGGCTGCAGAGGCACTCAAGGGTATTGCCAAGAGTGGCAAGAAGATTCTGTTCGTCGCTACTAAAAAACAGGCTAAGGAAGTTGTAGCTGAGAAGGCTGCAGCAGTAAACATGCCATACGTAAACGAGCGTTGGGCTGGCGGTATGCTGACCAACTTCCCAACAATCCGTAAGGCAGTGAAGAAAATGACGAACATCGACAAGTTGATGAACGACGGAACATTCTCCAACCTCTCTAAGCGTGAACTTCTGCAGATTTCACGTCAGCGTGCTAAGCTCGAGAAGAACCTTGGTTCTATCTCTGACCTGACTCGTCTGCCATCTGCACTCTTCGTTGTAGACGTAATGAAGGAGCACATCGCTGTCAAGGAGGCTAACCGTCTCGGCATTCCAGTATTCGGTATCGTTGATACCAACTCTGATCCAAAGCACATCGACTACGTTATCCCAGCTAATGACGACGCAAAGGATTCTGTAGAGGCTATCCTCGCTGCTTGCTGCGGTGCCATCGCAGAGGGTCTTGAGGAGCGCAAGGCTGAGAAGGCTGACGAGAAGGCTGCTGCTGAGCAGGCTGAAGAGGCTGCTGAGGCAAAGCCAAAGCGTGCTGCACGCAAGACTGAAGAGGCACCAAAGGCTGAGAACGAGGCACCAGCTGCTGAGTAA
- the rpsI gene encoding 30S ribosomal protein S9: protein MEVINAIGRRKSAVARVYLSEGTGKITINKKDLTEFFPSAILQYVVKQPLQLLGVEGQYDIKANLDGGGFTGQSQALRLAIARALVKVNAEDKKNLKDHGFLTRDSRTVERKKPGQPKARAHFQFSKR, encoded by the coding sequence ATGGAAGTAATTAATGCAATTGGTCGCCGTAAGAGCGCAGTAGCGCGTGTTTACCTCTCAGAGGGCACCGGCAAGATCACTATCAACAAGAAAGATTTAACTGAATTCTTCCCATCAGCTATCCTGCAGTACGTGGTTAAGCAGCCACTGCAGTTGCTCGGTGTAGAAGGTCAGTATGACATTAAGGCTAACCTCGATGGTGGTGGCTTTACTGGTCAGAGCCAGGCACTGCGTCTTGCTATCGCTCGTGCACTGGTTAAGGTTAACGCCGAAGACAAGAAGAACCTGAAGGATCACGGATTCCTGACACGCGACAGCCGTACTGTTGAGCGTAAGAAGCCAGGTCAGCCAAAGGCTCGTGCTCACTTCCAGTTCAGTAAGCGTTAA
- the rplM gene encoding 50S ribosomal protein L13 — translation MDTLSYKTISVNKETAKKEWVVIDASDQIVGRLCSKVAKLLRGKYKPTFTPHVDCGDNVIIINAAKVVFSGKKETDKVYTRYTGYPGGQRFNTPAQLRTRKNGVDKMIRHAVKGMLPKGPLGRHLLDNLYVIEGTELNGLEAQKPKAIDINQYK, via the coding sequence ATGGACACTTTAAGTTACAAGACTATTTCCGTAAACAAGGAAACAGCTAAGAAGGAGTGGGTCGTTATTGACGCCAGCGATCAGATTGTAGGTCGCCTTTGCTCTAAAGTAGCTAAGCTGCTTCGCGGAAAGTACAAGCCAACTTTCACCCCACACGTAGATTGTGGTGACAACGTAATCATTATCAATGCAGCTAAGGTTGTATTCTCTGGTAAGAAGGAGACTGATAAGGTTTACACACGTTATACTGGTTACCCAGGTGGTCAGCGTTTCAACACTCCTGCACAGCTTCGCACTCGTAAGAACGGTGTCGACAAGATGATCCGCCATGCCGTAAAGGGTATGTTACCAAAGGGTCCTTTAGGTCGTCACCTGTTGGATAACCTCTATGTTATCGAAGGTACAGAGCTCAACGGTCTCGAGGCACAGAAGCCAAAGGCAATTGATATTAACCAGTATAAATAA
- a CDS encoding lactonase family protein, which produces MKVKSSLLGMALAILPVFGFAGNNIKMVVGTYTDAGSQGLYSFSFDQSTGEVSALSSLSVDNPSYFTFSKNGRFIYAVSEQNSSKAVLNCIGFDPVTGSFSFMNSQLTHGADPCYVDTDGRIALTANYSSGTISVFPILKNGTLDKSQLQISSRKGGPNRSRQGIPHAHCAVFAPDGNIFATDFSGDRLLSFYYNKDEQKLEDHGIAAHVKAGSGPRHLVFSPNGKYAYLMNELSGKVIVYKYTEGKLKEIQSVLADNAQAKGGADIHVSPDGMFVYASTRLEGDGITIFRTDYNGKLTRVGMQPTGRHPRNFAITPNGKFLLVACRDDNKIQVFSRDKNTGMLQNTNQDISLSRPACVKFYRIK; this is translated from the coding sequence ATGAAAGTAAAATCTTCTTTGTTAGGTATGGCTTTAGCCATCCTCCCTGTTTTCGGCTTTGCCGGTAACAACATCAAGATGGTGGTCGGAACCTATACGGATGCCGGCAGCCAGGGTTTGTATTCCTTCTCTTTCGACCAGTCAACGGGCGAAGTATCTGCACTCAGTTCGCTGAGCGTTGACAATCCTTCTTACTTCACTTTCAGCAAGAACGGGCGTTTCATTTATGCTGTCAGCGAGCAGAACAGTTCCAAGGCTGTGCTCAACTGCATTGGCTTCGACCCTGTTACCGGCAGCTTTTCATTCATGAACTCACAGCTGACGCATGGTGCCGACCCTTGCTATGTTGATACGGATGGACGGATAGCCCTTACAGCAAACTACTCAAGCGGCACCATCTCAGTCTTCCCAATCCTCAAGAACGGAACACTCGACAAGTCGCAGTTGCAGATTAGCAGCAGGAAGGGCGGTCCTAACCGCTCACGTCAGGGAATTCCACATGCGCACTGTGCTGTATTTGCCCCTGACGGAAACATCTTTGCTACCGATTTCAGTGGTGACCGCCTCCTCAGTTTCTATTATAATAAGGATGAGCAGAAACTCGAGGACCATGGTATTGCAGCTCATGTGAAGGCTGGTTCTGGTCCACGTCATCTCGTCTTCTCGCCCAATGGCAAGTATGCTTACCTGATGAACGAGCTGTCAGGCAAGGTGATTGTTTACAAGTATACGGAAGGAAAGCTGAAGGAAATCCAGTCTGTCCTTGCTGATAATGCACAGGCAAAGGGCGGTGCAGACATCCATGTCAGCCCTGACGGTATGTTCGTCTATGCCAGCACACGTCTGGAGGGTGATGGCATCACCATCTTCCGTACTGATTACAACGGCAAATTGACACGTGTCGGCATGCAGCCTACTGGTCGTCATCCGCGTAACTTTGCCATCACTCCAAATGGCAAGTTCCTACTTGTTGCCTGTCGTGACGACAACAAGATACAGGTGTTCTCACGCGACAAGAATACT